In the Bartonella apihabitans genome, CCGATAAAAGGCACATCGGGATGGGCACGGCGCAAATCCTTTAAAACCAAGGTGGATGCGGTGTTGCAGGCGACGATACAAAGAATTGGATTATAGAGATTTAATAACTTTGCAAATAGGTCGATAATATGGGATTTGAGCTCATCTTCTTCCCAATTCCCATACGGAAAAGCAGCATCGTCTGCGATATAGATAAATTTTCGATCGGGAATAAAAATACGCGTCTCGCGCAATACTGTAAGCCCGCCGATGCCACTGTCGAAAAACAGTATAGGCCGTTCTGTCATTTTAATTACTATTTTCCTTTGTCCGTTTACGATGGTTCGGTGCCCCCGCCCCGCGCGGCAGTTTGGGTGAAAAATGATCAAGAGAAGAAACAACCCCCCTTAACAGGCGTATTTCCGGCTCGCTGAATGCTGCACGAGTGAGAACCGAACGTAAGTTCTCCACCATGATCTCTTTGCGTTCTTTCGGGCGGAAATACCCGCGAACATCCAACGCTTCTTCCAATTGTTCGAAAAGGCCATAGAGCGTGGCTTTATGCGCCGGTTCCATCTCTTTATTACGAAATGCTGTGTCAGTTTCGCGTTCCAGACCGGATTTCATCCACTCATATGACATGAGCAAAACGGCCTGAGCAATATTCAGGGACGCAAATGCCGGATTGACAGGGAAAGTTACAATTTCATCTGCCAGACTGATTTCCTCATTATTCAACCCCCACCTTTCCCGACCGAATAGAATGGCAGTGCGTTGTCCTGATTTTTCCCTTATCCGCATCGCATCTGCCGCCTCTACTGCGCTCCTTACCGGTTTGAAGCCGTCACGTTCACGAGCGGTCGTGGCAAAGACAAAATTTATGTCAGAAATTGCTTCCCGCAAACTATCAAAAACCTGAGCCCCGTTAATGATGTGATCTGCTTTGCTGGCCGTAGCTATAGCTTTCTCGTTTGGAAACTCTTCCCGCGGATTGACAAGCCTCAATTCGGAAAGACCGAAATTCGCCATAGCACGTGCCACCATACCGATATTTTCCGGTAATTGTGGTTCGACGAGTACAATAACGGGACCACCCGTCATATTTTCTCTTTTCCTATCTGTTCCAGCCATTTCATTACTTCTTTTATTTTTGATGCGTTTTAATGCGTCTTTCACAGAACCTCAACCAAACATTAACCTTGTTCTCGAAAAGAACGACAAATTGCCTTTTTCATGCCTAAATCCCGTCATGTTTGC is a window encoding:
- a CDS encoding RNA methyltransferase, producing MAGTDRKRENMTGGPVIVLVEPQLPENIGMVARAMANFGLSELRLVNPREEFPNEKAIATASKADHIINGAQVFDSLREAISDINFVFATTARERDGFKPVRSAVEAADAMRIREKSGQRTAILFGRERWGLNNEEISLADEIVTFPVNPAFASLNIAQAVLLMSYEWMKSGLERETDTAFRNKEMEPAHKATLYGLFEQLEEALDVRGYFRPKERKEIMVENLRSVLTRAAFSEPEIRLLRGVVSSLDHFSPKLPRGAGAPNHRKRTKENSN